The genomic interval CGCTCGGTGCGGAGATCGTCCTCTCGGGGAAGGTCACCGGCGCGCGTTCGCGCGTCGAGAAGTTCAACCGCGGCTACATCAAGCACAACGGCGAGCCCGCCGAGGAGGTCGTCGACCACGGGCAAGGCGTCGCGGTCATGAAGCTCGGCACCATCGGTGTCGACGTCAAGATCATCCCGCCGGGTGCGGAGCTGCCCGACGACTTCGCGGTCAACGAGGACATGGACCCGGAGGAGGTCGTTCCGGACGCCGTCGAAGTCAACGAGGAAGGCGGTGTCGCGGAACTCCTCGAGGGTGAACCGGAGGAGGCCGACGCCGCCGACAGCGGTGCCGAGGCCGCGGCCGACGAGGCCGTCGAGACCGAGGCCGAGGCCGACCTCGACGAGGACGTCGTCGAGGAGGTCATCGAGGAAGAGGTCGAGTCCGACGCCGACGAGGAGTTCGAAGAAGTCGAGGTCCCCGGCGGCGACGAGGACGTCGAGGAAGAACTCGAGGAGCTCGAGGACGACGTCGAAGCGGAAGCCGAGGAGCTCGTCGAGGAGATGGAAGCCGACGCGGACGACGCGGACGACGCGGACGAGGGAGGTGACGCCTGATGGCGATCCTCCACGTCGAAGAGATCCGCGACATGACCCCTGCCGAACGGCAGGAAGAACTCGAGGAACTCGAGACGGAACTGCTGAACCAGAAGTCCGTCCTCGCCGCCGGTGGCGCCCCGGAGAATCCGGGCCGCATCGGCGAGCTGGGTCGTACCATCGCCCGGATCAAGACGATCCAGCGCGAGGAAGGCGACCTCGAGGACGAAGCGGACGCCGAATAACGTATCCACACACAATGGCACTGACACCCGAAACGCTGCCGCGACACGAACTCAACGGGCTCCCCGTGCGAGTCGTCGAGAGCGACGACGCCGCGCGTGTGGGGCTGGAAGGCCGCGTCGTCATCGAGACGACGAAGACCCTGTCGATCGAGATTCGTGACGACGGCGAGTCTCGGGTCGTGATGGTGCCGAAGTCGGGCTCGACGTTCGAGTTCGCGATCACAGATGACGCCGCCGGTCTCGAGAAGGGATCGGGGACTGCGTCCAAACTGGCCGACACTCAACCTGCTGCGGCGGAGCAATCCGCCACAGCGGACCGAGCCGGCGGCGACGCCGCCGGCTGTCGCGACGACGCCCCCTCGCGGGACCGCCGTCGCGCTGCCGGCGAGGATGTAGCCTACGTTACGGTCGATGGATCGCGGCTGCTCTCACGGCCCGCCCGACGCACGGAAACGAGTGGTGACTCACCATGGCAATAGGACTAGACGTTGAAACCCCTCCGGAACCAGAGAACCCGGAGGAATACGACTACGAGAAGTGTCCGTTCTACGGCGAACTCTCCGTTCGAGGGCAGATCCTCGAGGGGACGGTCGTCTCGACGGACATGGACAAGACCGTAGTCGTCGAGCGAGAGTACGATGTGGCGGTCCCGAAGTACGACCGACACATGAAACGACGCTCGCGCATCCCGGCACACGTACCGGGCGTGCTCGAGCCGCTCTCGGTCGGTGACACGGTCAAGATCGCAGAGACCCGACCACTGTCGAAGACGAAATCGCACGTGGTCGTCGAAGTAACCGAAGAAGCGACTGCGGCGGACCTCGCCGAGCTCACGAGTCAGGCCGAGCCTGAGCCGGAGCTCTCCGACGAGGACCTCGCCGCGGCCGACGAGGGTGATCAGTGATGGAGGCGATGAAGGCCGACGTCACGCAGGGCCTCAAGAAAGGGTCTTTGGTCACGTGCGCCGACAACACCGGCGCGCGGGAGCTGAAGGTCATCAGCGTCGCGGGCTACCACGGCACCAAGAACCGCCAGCCGAAGGCGGGGATCGGTGACAAGGTGACCGTTTCGGTCACCAAGGGTACCCCGGAGATGCGCCGACAGGTCCTCGAGGCGGTCGTCGTTCGCCAGCGGAAGTCGATCCGCCGGCCGGACGGGACGCGTCTCAAGTTCGAGGACAACGCGGCGGTCATCATCGACGAGAACGAGGAGCCCCGCGGCACCGAGATCAAGGGGCCGATCGCCCGCGAAGTCGCAGAGCGCTTCGGAGCAATCGCCAGCACGGCGACGATGATCGTATAGATATGACCAAGCAACCACACAAACAGCGAACCCAGACGGAACGCGCGCCGCTGCACAAGCGACAGAAGCAGCTGCACGCGACGCTGTCCGACGAGCTCCGCGAGGAGTACGACACCCGTCGAACCCGCGTCAACGCGGGCGACACGGTCGAGGTCATGCGTGGCGACCACGCCGGCGACGAAGGCGAGGTCCTGCGCGCGATTCTCGAGGATGGAACCATCCACGTCGAGGACGTGACCGTCGAGACGGCCGACGGCGAGGAAGTGCCACGGCCGCTCGACCCGTCGAACGTCCGCATCACGGCGCTCGACCTCGAGGACGAGCGTCGCGAGGCGCGTCTCGAAGGTGATAGCGAATGACGAAACACCAGAAACGACTATCGGTACCGAAGTCCTGGCCGGTCGAGCGAAAGACCGAGACCTTCACGGTCAAGGCCGACGCCGGTCCCCACGGTGAAGACGGCGTGCCGCTCGTCGTCCTCCTGCGGGACGTGCTCGGCTACGTGGACTCGCGGAAGGAAGCACGGTACGCCCTCTCGGAGGACGCGATCCTCATCAACGGGGACCCCATCAACGACGAACAGCGCCCGATCGGCATGTTCGACATCGTGGCGTTCCCCGCTCGAGCGGAGTACTATCGCGTCTTCCCCGACGAGGGCGGTCGGCTCGCGCTGACCGAGATCGACGAGGAATCGGCCCAGAGCCGCCTCGGCAAGATCGTGAACAAGCAGCAGGTGACGGGTGGCGATACCCAGTTGACGCTGCACGACGGCACGAACGTCATCGTCGACAACGACGAGTACACGCCGAAAGACTCGATCGTCGTCGACAACGAGGACAAGTCCGTCGTCGCGCACTTCCCCTACGAGGAAGGCGCACTCGTGACCGCCGTCCGTGGCAACCACGGCGGAAAGGTCGGCGAGATCGACGCGATCGACGTCACGCCGGGCAGCGGCTCGAACAGCGTCGGCGTCTCCACGGACGACGACGGCTTCGAGACCGTCGAAGAGTACGTCGTCGTCATCGACGAGAACTTCACGAGCGACGCGGAAGCGTCGGAAACCGCGAGCGGAGGTGCGGACGATGAGTGAAGCTGACGCTGGCGACTTCCACGAGATGCGCGAACCGCGTGTCGAGAAAGTCGTCGTCCACATGGGCGTCGGCCAGGGCGGTCGCGAACTCGGCAAGGCCGAGGACATCATCGAGGAGGTCACCGGGCAGGAAAGCGTCCGGACCCAGGCGAAGAAGACCGAACCCGACTTCGGGATTCGTCAGGGCGATCCGATCGGCGCGAAGGTCACCCTCCGCGACGACGACGCCTACGCGTTCCTCGAGAAGTCGCTGCCGCTGACGGAAATTTCGCCGGCGCAGTTCGACGACACGGGGAACTTCAGCTTCGGTGTCGAGGAACACACCGACTTCCCAAGCCAGGAGTACGACCCGAACGTCGGGATCTACGGGCTGGACGTCACCGTCAACCTGGTGCGTCCGGGCTACCGCATCGCCAAGCGCGACAAGGCAACCCGATCGATCCCGTCGAAGCACCGACTGACCCCCGAGGACGCAGTCGCGTTCATCGAGGCCAACTTCGACGTGAGCGTGGAGGGCACGGACGATGAGTGAAAGCGAAACAGAAGAAAACGACCACACGGGCGAGCACGCAGCGAAGCGAACGGGGCAGGTCGAGTCCTGCCAGCGCTGTGGCCGCGAGCAGGGACTTGTCGGGAAGTACGACATCAATCTCTGCCGGCAGTGCTTCCGCGAGATCGCCCGCGACATGGGATTCAAGAAGTACCGATAATATGACCGGAAACGATCCACTCAGCAACGCGCTCTCGGGACTCGATAACGCCGAGAGTGTGGGTCATCTCACCCACGAGGTAACGCCCGCCTCGAACGAGATCGGCAGCGTGCTCGAGGTCTTCTACGACCGCGGGTACATCGACGGCTTCGAGTACGTCGACGACGGCAAAGCCGGTCAGTTCGAGGTCGAATTGAAAGGAGCGATCAACGAGTGCGGCCCCATCAAGCCCCGCTACGCCGTTGGTGCCGAGGACTTCGAGAAGTGGGAGAAGCGCTATCTCCCGGCTCGAGACTTCGGTGCGCTCGTCGTCACGACGAGCAGTGGCATCATGAGCCACTACGAGGCGCGCGAGCAGGGTATTGGGGGTCAGGTGATCGCATACGTCTACTAATCATGCGAGTCGAACTGGAAATCCCCGAGAACGTAACCGTCGAGGTCGACCGTTTCGATGTGACCGTCGAGGGCCCGGAAGGCAGCGTTACGCGCCGCCTCTGGTACCCCGACGTGACCGTCGAGACCGACGACGACCAGGTGGTAATCGAGAGCGGTGCCGAGGACGCGAAGACGAATTCGACCGTCGGCACCTTCGAGAGCCACATCACCAACGCCATCCACGGCGTGACCGAGGGCTGGGAGTACGAGATGGAAGTCTTCTACTCTCACTTCCCGATGCAGGTCCGCGTGGAGGGCGACGAGGTCGTCATCGAGAACTTCCTCGGCGAAAAGGCACCGCGACGAACGACTATCCACGGTGAGACCGACGTGACCGTCGACGACGAGCAGCTCGTCCTCTCCGGTCCCAGCAAGGAAGACGTCGGACAGACGGCCGCCGACATCGAGCAGCTGACGAAGGTCCGCGGCAAAGACACCCGTATCTTCCAGGACGGGGTCTACATCACCAACAAACCCGCCAAAGGAGGTGCCTGATAGATGGCAGACGATCAATCGGACGAACCCCAGGAACTCGAGGACATCAGCGGCGTCGGCGCGAGCAAGGCAGACGCGCTCCGTGACGCCGGCTTCGAGTCCATCCAGGACGTCAAAGAGGCCGATCAGGACGACCTCGCGGAGGCGGATGGCGTCGGGAACGCGCTCGCCGCCCGAATCAAGGCCGACGTCGGTGACCTCGAGGTCACCGAGGAGACCGAGGCCGAGATCGAAGACGAAGGCGTCGAGGAGGAAGCGGAACCCGACGAAGACGTCGAGACGGAACTGCAGCCCCGCGGGCTGACCGAGAAGACGCCCGAGCTCTCCGAGAACGAGGAGCGACTCCTCAACCGCCGGCAGAGCGACGGGAAGCCGCAGTTCAACCGACAGGACTACCACAAGAAAAAGCGGACGCCGGAGTCGTGGCGTCGACCCCGCGGCCAGCTGTCCAAGCAGCGCCGCGGCGTCAAGGGCAAGGGCCCGAAAGTCCAGGCCGGCTACCGCACGCCGAAAGCCGTCCGCGGCAAACACCCCAGCGGCTTCGAGGAAGTCTACGTCGAGAACGCGGACGACCTCGAGGGCGTCGACGGCTCCCGTGAGGCGGTTCGGATCTCTTCCTCGGTTGGCGCGCGCAAGCGCGAACGGATCGAGGAACTCGCCGAAGAGCAGGACGTCCGCGTCCTGAATCCGACCTACGAGGAAGTCGAGGTGGAATCAAATGACTGATCTCTCAGCACAGAAGCGACTGGCTGCCGACGTCCTCGACGTCGGGCAGAACCGCATCTGGCTCGATCCCGATGCCCAGGGCGACATCGCCGAAGCGATCACGCGCGACGAGATCCGCGAACTCGTCGACGAGGGTCGCATTCAGGCCGACGAACCCTCGGGCAACTCCCGGGGTCGCGCCCGCGAACGGAACGCGAAGCGCGCCTACGGCCACCAGAACGGGCAGGGCAAGCGACGCGGCAAGAAGGGCGCACGCCAGAACGAGAAAGACGAATGGCAGAACAAGATTCGCGCACAGCGCCGAAAGCTGCGCGAACTCCGCGACAAGGGCGAACTGACGCCCACGCAGTACCGCCAGCTCTACAAGAAGGCCGGCGGCGGGGAGTTCCGTAGCGTTCGGTACCTGTTGAACTACATCGACGAAAACTACGGTGACCAATAATGGCGACAGGACCACGATACAAAGTGCCGATGCGGCGTCGCCGTGAGGTCCGGACGGACTACCACCAGAGGTTGCGCCTGCTGAAATCGGGGAAGCCCCGCCTCGTTGCTCGCAAGAGCAACAAGCACACTACGGCGCAGCTGATCACTCCCGGACCTCAGGGAGACGAGACGCTCGCGAGCGCACACTCGAGCGATCTGGAGGAGTACGGCTGGGAAGCACCCACGAGCAACATCTCCGCGGCGTACCTGACCGGCCTGCTGGCCGGCAAACGAGCCGTCGACGCCGGTCTCGAGGAAGCGGTCCTCGACATCGGTCTCAACACGGCGACGCCCGGGAACAAGGTGTTCGCGGTACAGGAGGGCGCGATCGACGCCGGCCTCGAGATCCCGCACAACGACAGCGTGCTCGCGGACTGGTCGCGAACGCGCGGCGAGCACATCGCCGAGTACGCGGAACAGCTCGACGAGCCGCTGTACAGCGGTGACTTCGACGCGACCGACCTCCCCGAACACTTCGACGAGGTACGAGAGGCGATTCTCGAATGAGTGGAAACAACTACAACGACAGCGGATGGGAACCCGTCACCCGTCTCGGCCGGATGGTCCAGGAGGGCGAAATCGAGGACATGGAGACCGCCCTCAACTCGGGCCTCCCGCTGAAGGAACCCGAACTCGTCGACCAGCTCCTTCCCGGACTGGAAGACGAAGTGCTGGACATCAACATGGTCCAGCGGATGACCGACTCCGGACGGCGCGTGAAGTTCCGGTGCGTCGTCGCCGTCGGCAACCGCGACGGCTTCATCGGCTACGCCGAAGGTCGAGACGATCAGGTCGGGTCCGCCATCCAGAAGGCGATCGGTATCGCGAAGCTGAACATGATTCAGGTGCCCCGCGGCTCGGGCTCCTGGGAGGACCGCTCGGATCGGCCACACTCGCTGACCCGACGGACGACCGGCAAGGCCGGCTCCGTCGAGGTCGAGATCATCCCCGCCCCCGAAGGGCTGGGACTGGCCGCCAGCGACACCGTCCGCCACGTTCTCGAACTGGCGGGCATCGAGAACGCCTGGACCAAGAGCCACGGCAACACCCGAACCACGGTCAACCTCGCGAAAGCGACGTACAACGCGCTCGAGAACGCGTCTCAGTCGCGCCACCCACAGCGACGACCCAACCGAGAGGAAGCTGAGGTGAGCGAGTGATGAAGGCGATCGTTCAGGTTCGCGGCGAAGTGAACCGACAGGAAGACGTCGAAGACACGCTGTCGATGCTCAACATCCACAGCGTCAACCACTGCGCGCTCGTCCCCGAGACCGACGCGTACGAGGGGATGATCGCCAAGGTCAACGATTACGTTGCCCACGGCGAACCCGACGCTGCGGTACTGGAGACGCTGCTCGCGAAGCGAGCCGAGCCCCTCGAGGGCGACCAGTCGGACGTCGACGAGGAGTGGCTCGCCGACAACACGGCGTACGACGGCTTCGGCGAACTGGCCGAGGCGCTCCTGGCGGAGGAGACGACGCTTCGTGACGAGGGACTGTCACCGACACTTCGACTCCACCCACCTCGGGGGGGTCACGCCGGTATCAAAAAACCGACCGTCGAGGGCGGCCAACTCGGAAAGCATACAACGGGGGAGATTAACGACCTCCTAGAATCGATGCGATAACCATGACGAGCAAAAAACGACGCCAGCGCGGATCGCGGACCCACAGCGGCGGTTCTCACAAGAATCGACGCGGTGCAGGCCACCGTGGTGGCCGCGGCCGCGCCGGGCGAAGCAAACACGAGTTCCACAACTACGAACCGAAGGGTAAACACGGCTTCAAGCGACCCCACGACATCCGCGAGGACGTCGCGGAGATCGACGTCCAGAAGCTAGACGAGGACGCGATCCTCTACGCCGCAGAGGACCTCGCCGAGGAGACCGACGGCGGCTACGAACTCGACGCACGCGACATCGTCGAGGACGGCCACGAGGTCGACGTCGTCAAGGTCCTCGGATCGGGACAGGTCCGCAACCAGCTGACGGTGACGGCGGACGCGTTCTCCGACGCCGCTCGCGAGAAACTCGAGGCTGCCGGCGGCGAGGCAGTCGTCTCGGAGCGCGGGCAGGAGGACGACGACGCTGAAGCCGACGCCGAACAGGACGAGGAATAACATATGGGATGGAAGGAAGCCGCCGAACCGGTCTTGACGCGGATGCCAGCAGTGCGCCGTCCGGAGGGACACGTTCCCTTCAAGCGGAAGCTGATGTGGACGGCCGGCATCCTCATGTTGTACTTCTTCCTGACGAACGTCACGCTGCTCGGGTATCAGACGGGCGGCTCGGGAGACTTCTTCGGGGAGTTCCGCGCGATTCTCGCCGGAGCACACGGGTCGGTCTTGCAGGTCGGTATCGGACCGATCGTCACCGCAAGCATCGTCTTGCAGTTGCTCGGCGGCGCGAACCTGCTCGGACTCGACACCGACGATCCGCGTGATCAGGTCCTCTACCAGGGCCTCCAGAAGCTGCTGGTCGTCGTGATGGTGGTCCTGACCGGGCTTCCGATGGTGTTCGCCGGCGGCTTCCTGCCAGCCCAGCAGCAGCTGCAACTCGGCGGGTTCGCCCTCGACCAGTCGCAGGTCCAGCTCCTGATGTTCGCCCAGATCCTCGTTGGCGGGATCCTCATCCTCTATATGGACGAGGTCGTCAGCAAGTGGGGCGTCGGCAGCGGGATCGGCCTGTTCATCATCGCCGGCGTGAGCCAGCGATTGGTCACCGGACTCATCCAGCCCGCACCGGGCGGGTTCTT from Natrinema salaciae carries:
- a CDS encoding 30S ribosomal protein S3, with the translated sequence MADEHQFIENGLQRSQIDEFFQEELGRAGYGGMDVAKTPMGTQIVLKAEKPGMVIGKGGENIRKVTTALEEKFNLEDPQIDVQEVEEPDLNARIVADRLANALERGWYFRKAGHTTIDRIMEAGALGAEIVLSGKVTGARSRVEKFNRGYIKHNGEPAEEVVDHGQGVAVMKLGTIGVDVKIIPPGAELPDDFAVNEDMDPEEVVPDAVEVNEEGGVAELLEGEPEEADAADSGAEAAADEAVETEAEADLDEDVVEEVIEEEVESDADEEFEEVEVPGGDEDVEEELEELEDDVEAEAEELVEEMEADADDADDADEGGDA
- a CDS encoding 50S ribosomal protein L32e, yielding MADDQSDEPQELEDISGVGASKADALRDAGFESIQDVKEADQDDLAEADGVGNALAARIKADVGDLEVTEETEAEIEDEGVEEEAEPDEDVETELQPRGLTEKTPELSENEERLLNRRQSDGKPQFNRQDYHKKKRTPESWRRPRGQLSKQRRGVKGKGPKVQAGYRTPKAVRGKHPSGFEEVYVENADDLEGVDGSREAVRISSSVGARKRERIEELAEEQDVRVLNPTYEEVEVESND
- a CDS encoding 30S ribosomal protein S14, whose protein sequence is MSESETEENDHTGEHAAKRTGQVESCQRCGREQGLVGKYDINLCRQCFREIARDMGFKKYR
- a CDS encoding 30S ribosomal protein S5, which translates into the protein MSGNNYNDSGWEPVTRLGRMVQEGEIEDMETALNSGLPLKEPELVDQLLPGLEDEVLDINMVQRMTDSGRRVKFRCVVAVGNRDGFIGYAEGRDDQVGSAIQKAIGIAKLNMIQVPRGSGSWEDRSDRPHSLTRRTTGKAGSVEVEIIPAPEGLGLAASDTVRHVLELAGIENAWTKSHGNTRTTVNLAKATYNALENASQSRHPQRRPNREEAEVSE
- a CDS encoding 50S ribosomal protein L14, whose product is MEAMKADVTQGLKKGSLVTCADNTGARELKVISVAGYHGTKNRQPKAGIGDKVTVSVTKGTPEMRRQVLEAVVVRQRKSIRRPDGTRLKFEDNAAVIIDENEEPRGTEIKGPIAREVAERFGAIASTATMIV
- a CDS encoding 30S ribosomal protein S8, whose protein sequence is MTGNDPLSNALSGLDNAESVGHLTHEVTPASNEIGSVLEVFYDRGYIDGFEYVDDGKAGQFEVELKGAINECGPIKPRYAVGAEDFEKWEKRYLPARDFGALVVTTSSGIMSHYEAREQGIGGQVIAYVY
- a CDS encoding ribonuclease P protein component 1; the protein is MALTPETLPRHELNGLPVRVVESDDAARVGLEGRVVIETTKTLSIEIRDDGESRVVMVPKSGSTFEFAITDDAAGLEKGSGTASKLADTQPAAAEQSATADRAGGDAAGCRDDAPSRDRRRAAGEDVAYVTVDGSRLLSRPARRTETSGDSPWQ
- a CDS encoding 50S ribosomal protein L19e, coding for MTDLSAQKRLAADVLDVGQNRIWLDPDAQGDIAEAITRDEIRELVDEGRIQADEPSGNSRGRARERNAKRAYGHQNGQGKRRGKKGARQNEKDEWQNKIRAQRRKLRELRDKGELTPTQYRQLYKKAGGGEFRSVRYLLNYIDENYGDQ
- a CDS encoding 50S ribosomal protein L18, whose translation is MATGPRYKVPMRRRREVRTDYHQRLRLLKSGKPRLVARKSNKHTTAQLITPGPQGDETLASAHSSDLEEYGWEAPTSNISAAYLTGLLAGKRAVDAGLEEAVLDIGLNTATPGNKVFAVQEGAIDAGLEIPHNDSVLADWSRTRGEHIAEYAEQLDEPLYSGDFDATDLPEHFDEVREAILE
- a CDS encoding 50S ribosomal protein L30, whose amino-acid sequence is MKAIVQVRGEVNRQEDVEDTLSMLNIHSVNHCALVPETDAYEGMIAKVNDYVAHGEPDAAVLETLLAKRAEPLEGDQSDVDEEWLADNTAYDGFGELAEALLAEETTLRDEGLSPTLRLHPPRGGHAGIKKPTVEGGQLGKHTTGEINDLLESMR
- the rplX gene encoding 50S ribosomal protein L24, producing MTKQPHKQRTQTERAPLHKRQKQLHATLSDELREEYDTRRTRVNAGDTVEVMRGDHAGDEGEVLRAILEDGTIHVEDVTVETADGEEVPRPLDPSNVRITALDLEDERREARLEGDSE
- a CDS encoding 30S ribosomal protein S17 — encoded protein: MAIGLDVETPPEPENPEEYDYEKCPFYGELSVRGQILEGTVVSTDMDKTVVVEREYDVAVPKYDRHMKRRSRIPAHVPGVLEPLSVGDTVKIAETRPLSKTKSHVVVEVTEEATAADLAELTSQAEPEPELSDEDLAAADEGDQ
- the rpmC gene encoding 50S ribosomal protein L29, whose translation is MAILHVEEIRDMTPAERQEELEELETELLNQKSVLAAGGAPENPGRIGELGRTIARIKTIQREEGDLEDEADAE
- a CDS encoding 30S ribosomal protein S4e, which gives rise to MTKHQKRLSVPKSWPVERKTETFTVKADAGPHGEDGVPLVVLLRDVLGYVDSRKEARYALSEDAILINGDPINDEQRPIGMFDIVAFPARAEYYRVFPDEGGRLALTEIDEESAQSRLGKIVNKQQVTGGDTQLTLHDGTNVIVDNDEYTPKDSIVVDNEDKSVVAHFPYEEGALVTAVRGNHGGKVGEIDAIDVTPGSGSNSVGVSTDDDGFETVEEYVVVIDENFTSDAEASETASGGADDE
- a CDS encoding 50S ribosomal protein L6, with product MRVELEIPENVTVEVDRFDVTVEGPEGSVTRRLWYPDVTVETDDDQVVIESGAEDAKTNSTVGTFESHITNAIHGVTEGWEYEMEVFYSHFPMQVRVEGDEVVIENFLGEKAPRRTTIHGETDVTVDDEQLVLSGPSKEDVGQTAADIEQLTKVRGKDTRIFQDGVYITNKPAKGGA
- a CDS encoding uL15m family ribosomal protein, yielding MTSKKRRQRGSRTHSGGSHKNRRGAGHRGGRGRAGRSKHEFHNYEPKGKHGFKRPHDIREDVAEIDVQKLDEDAILYAAEDLAEETDGGYELDARDIVEDGHEVDVVKVLGSGQVRNQLTVTADAFSDAAREKLEAAGGEAVVSERGQEDDDAEADAEQDEE
- a CDS encoding 50S ribosomal protein L5, with protein sequence MSEADAGDFHEMREPRVEKVVVHMGVGQGGRELGKAEDIIEEVTGQESVRTQAKKTEPDFGIRQGDPIGAKVTLRDDDAYAFLEKSLPLTEISPAQFDDTGNFSFGVEEHTDFPSQEYDPNVGIYGLDVTVNLVRPGYRIAKRDKATRSIPSKHRLTPEDAVAFIEANFDVSVEGTDDE